In Rubrobacter calidifluminis, the following proteins share a genomic window:
- a CDS encoding IS630 family transposase, whose amino-acid sequence MDGVEKRSVGASERDEFKRAAWRVTVASQIDPEQLVFVDEMGANTSLSQLYAYSRVGQRAQCSVPRNRGKNTTLLSSISVEGMAPSLAVAGPTDRAVSEAYYVEKVLAPTLRAGQIVVMDNLSAHKGERVKELIEEHGCELLYLPSYSPDLNPIEEAFSKVKGLLRKAQARTRDALVEAMGRALSCYQCSGCTRFL is encoded by the coding sequence TTGGATGGAGTCGAAAAAAGATCGGTGGGTGCATCGGAGCGAGATGAGTTCAAAAGGGCTGCCTGGCGGGTGACAGTCGCTTCACAGATAGATCCAGAGCAGTTGGTATTTGTAGACGAAATGGGAGCCAACACCTCGCTTTCACAGCTCTACGCCTACTCTCGGGTTGGACAGAGGGCGCAATGCTCGGTTCCTCGCAACCGTGGGAAGAACACGACGCTGCTTTCTAGCATTAGCGTAGAGGGAATGGCTCCCTCCCTTGCAGTGGCCGGTCCAACTGATCGTGCAGTGTCTGAAGCCTACTACGTCGAGAAAGTGCTCGCGCCGACTCTACGAGCTGGACAGATAGTAGTGATGGACAACCTTTCTGCTCACAAGGGGGAAAGAGTCAAGGAACTGATCGAGGAGCACGGCTGCGAACTTCTGTACTTGCCATCCTACTCCCCGGACCTCAATCCTATTGAAGAAGCCTTCTCGAAGGTCAAGGGGCTTTTACGAAAAGCCCAAGCCCGCACCCGCGATGCTCTGGTAGAGGCGATGGGTCGGGCACTATCTTGCTATCAGTGCTCAGGATGCACGAGGTTTCTTTGA
- a CDS encoding sugar transferase → MIAHRSIALTTAVGRAQTEILRVAPGITGLWQVSGRSELEFDRRVTMDLYYVRRWSIWLDLVILARTVSHILGRRGAF, encoded by the coding sequence ATGATCGCACACAGGTCAATAGCTTTGACTACCGCTGTAGGCCGGGCGCAGACCGAGATCCTGCGGGTCGCGCCGGGCATAACCGGGCTCTGGCAGGTGAGTGGCCGCAGCGAGCTCGAGTTCGACAGGAGGGTGACGATGGATCTCTATTACGTACGCCGGTGGTCCATCTGGCTCGACCTCGTCATACTGGCCCGCACCGTCTCCCATATCCTGGGCAGGCGGGGCGCATTCTGA